The window ACCGCCCCCTCTGGCGTCAGAGCCCAGCAAAGCTTCCTCAGAGGTCCTGAGAAATGGCAGCcaccttctctcctctcccttcaCAGCAACATGTGTCATTCTGTTTGTACGCCCATCATCCACTCCTCTGCTCAGCGTCACTGCTGCTGGCAGGACTAGTTAGCTTATGATGTTCTCCTACAGGAACCAGGTAAAACCCACAGcgagtttctttttttttactttggtcACTCGACATACTTGATTTTGTAAAGACATGAAGAGTCTCGTAAGCAGCCAGCTGATGAAACTGGTTATTATTGCTTTATCCTACCGTTGGACCTTTCACTCCACTCTATGACATTATATTGCATTAGACTCCACCAATACGACGGTTTGCATAATGTTTGCCTTACAAGCCCTCATCAGCAGCCATGAGTACATGGTGCCAACATATTAAAAACTGAAGCATTTTGGATTCTTAATTTTAATTTGCAATAAGGTAGCCAAACAacattcctcttcctctgctgatAACCTTTGACCCCATTCATCTTCTTTCTGCACTCCCTCCTTTTAAGGACTCCCCCTATCCAAAGTTGCCAACACGTTTTGAAATAAAAGCCTTGAAATCACACTAGATTAAAactttattacaaataaaatctaAAGGTTTAATTTACCTGTCCCCATGTACAACCTACCCCATATTCATCCCCGGATTCAGCCAAAAGAGGTGCATTGATCATTGTTTTGAATTAAAACGCTGCACAAGCTATTGTGGTGGGAAAGTTGGTGTTCAGAAGGGGGGAATTCGATACTTCAAAGCAAAtcttaattttaaaatgtgcaaaatatctAATTTATAAAGACAAAAGCACAGCCACCCCTACATACAGCATATTAAATACAAGTGCCTCAAGAATTTTGGGAGCATGTGAATGAGTTGCAGTCCACATGATGTTAATTCAACACCACTGATCAGGGACTTTACATTGAAGTGTCTACTGTACGTCTCACACCTTTCAAATATGTGCATGccaagaacaaacacagaatcTAAACGCATCTCCGAGAACCCATTTAATAATGACAacttttataaatgaggccccatGCCATTTGATAGGATCAGGTGGAAACAGAATGtagtctgtcatttttacagAGCAGAAGCGGCACGCTGAGGTGAGCTGCGAACGACCTGGGAGGAAGGAGCAGTACCACGAGCCTCCCCCAGCCTCCCCGTCTCCAGCCCACGCACGCCCATGGAATAGCCCCATTACTCAGTGGAGGATGTCTAGATGCTGTGAaactctgtttttaaaatgtacttgtttgaattcattgtaatgtaatatattcTTTGTTGAATGTAGTAATTAGGTATTTATGAATATATGGCTGTGATTtcagacaaaaaagaaataaaatatttcaaaaatgttaaatatcaacctttgtgtgtttgtgggtgccGTTGTGTGGGTAGGTTCATGAGGATTTTagattattaaatatttgttcattCACCGTTATTGGCAAACATTTAAAGTTCTGCTAACGTAGTGCTTTAAACATTTGACATTAAACCAATGGACATGTACCTTGTCAATGGTTTTAGACAGTCTAGTCTTAAAGACATCCATTTCGGTTTTCAGAAATCATTATTATATTGCTCTAGATTTAAGCATTTTGATACAGCAGCAGCATTCATAAAGTTGTCTCAAAGatatttccacaaaaaaaaagtctgtaaTAAAGCCAACACAGACCTTTTCAAATGTCTCTTTAAGTGCAATCGAAGACTTGAGATCATGGGACAAGATGGGAACCCGTGCAGCAGGCTTTGATTTTGGGGTTTAAAAGTCTGTGAACTGTCCCTTACTGGACCCGGGCTGCTGATTGGAGCGAAGTTTGTACATGCAGTTGAGAGAGTCGAGCAGGAACGCTCGTATGGTGTTGATCTCCATCAGGGTCAGGTTGTCCAGCTATAGAGGGGAGGAACCAGAGTTACAAAGGAGAGatgcttattattattaataataatacatttcatttgtatagcacactttaaaaacaacatcatctcAAGGTGCTTAGTTTTAAACAAGTCTAAATAACATGATTCCATTCAGCTGCGAACACTTGAGCTCATATTTGCTGGATTTTAATATGACACAGGAAGCAGAAGTGCCAAAAGATGTGGGGTTAAAAGGATAATCCTAAAACACTGACTGTTAATCCTGTTATTACAGCACTCCAAGGTTCACATTCCCTGATGAATGTTCAAAAGCTTTTCATCACTTAAAGATGCCTTTTAGAGcacaaaaataattcaaaattcTTGAATTTGAACACCTCCTACAGTGGCCATTCAAATGACATTGTACATGTAGCCATGTTACAatgttatgtttctttttgttaatTACTCTGTCGAACATATAAAGAACTTTCTGTCAAACGTTTTTATCAAtcgtttgattttttttttgctttactaTATAATCTTTAAAGGTTCGTGTAAACTGAAGGCTCAGCGTGGGATTCTTCATGATTTACCTTGGCATGCGCTTCCAGCTGACTGATGAAGCTGTCGGCGGAGAGGCGGAGTTTGGCAATACGTGTGTCCCAGATGTCTTTGACCAGCGTGCGGATCTCATCTGCTTTAGGGATGTTGTCAGACGCACTACAGAGACATATTAACCGTCATGTAAGAAATGTAGTACCACAAACAGACAATAAGGGAGCATGTTAAGCATAGTTTGAATACCATAAGCATCCAGGATTATGGGgattattcacatttaaaagacTCACTAGTTCAGAAGCAGTTTGGTCAGCTCCATGTAGTACGGACTGGGAACAGGAGTGAAGGTGTCTTCCTTCCTCTCAAGATCTCGCATCTCTTCCAGTTTATCTGCATAATATcaggaaagacaaaaacagtAATTGAATGTGTCGCAATGTCAGAATGTCAATACCTCTCACATGTGCCAGTCATAGAAGACCTAATTCCAGTATTTTCAGCAACTGAATGATATAGGAAAGATTAGGAAAACTGAAATTTGGAGCTGTACTTTACTTTGCTTGAGTTAAGGAATTGATCCTTCGAAAAAATTACATCCTTTGCAGCCATATCAGATTATATTTATTCTTTGGACTTTCCTTgtagtcaaaaaaaaaaaaagatacaccCACGAGCCACGCTGTTGCAATGATTAACATGTCTGCCTTATGATCCACACTTTAAAAAGGTGTTCAAATTATGCAAAAGACAGATAAACTGTATTTCCATATGATGGACTGATGCATCATTGATTAACATGGAGCCTTGGATTTCAATGTTACCATAGATAAGAAGTTGTTACAGATTGGTGCATTATATGATCCTATCTCTGTAAAACAGAAATGGATTCATTTGGAAGTTAACTGCaacttttcatgtttttattttttattttaaagtattcaGTTAGCCCAGCAATTCAGAAATATAAACAGATAGGTATGCATTGTATATCTTACCGACATCCATCCACGCAGGAGGAACAATTCtacatttctgtctttgtttcaaGTTTAGAGCCAGCCAGACGGGAACATCGACAGGCAGTCCGGGGTTGAAAGGACCCAGATCCCCCTGAGGACagcaacaggaaaaaaaactgactCCCATTTGTATGATCATATAAACAGTAGCGTTGCATTGATTACAGCTTGCGGTACTGCTTCACATGAGGACGAAGCGACCCGGTCTGAATCCCCATTGTGTGACAAATCAACAACAGACTGAAAGGTTTGGCACATGCTAACCTTAACTATTGAGACAATGTAGGTAACGGTATGCACTATATCAGTATCTGGCTAAAGTCAAACTATTTAACCCAAGACAAAACAGTAGTAACCTTGAAAACAACGTCTTGACAAAGTTATTCACTTACTTACCCCGATCAAATAGATCTTGTCTAAACTGAAATTTGGTATGATCTTCACCGTCTCCTTCTCAGCGAGGAATTCTACCTCCGAGGCATCCATAGCTGTCAATTTAGCAAGATTATTTTATTACCAAAAGCTTCCAGCCTCACATCTACTCCTCTTGTTTTCCCGCGCTGCAGCCTGTCTAAAAGGAACAAGACATACGTAGGATGAGACAGCTACGTCACTACCGAGGACGTCGATTGGCGAAGTGAGCACGCGGTACCGTTATGTGCACTTTAACCACTTTTATGTATTGTTATGTAATGTCCCAATATTGCCGTATCATAATGTCAAGAGAAGTGTATTTTAAAGGACTGTTTGTTGGTGCATTAGACCCGGCTGGAAGTGACGACACTTACTACTCCTTTAGTTTTTGCTTTGTCTGGGCCGGAAGGAAATAGCTGGTCATGTGACAGCCGCAGTTACAGGTAACCGCCAGTAGGGGGCCATGTTTACACTGATTTCACTTTAGAAAAGGTACATAAATCTTAATCAAAACCGATTTGAAGTACACATTTAACATAGATAGACCTCTCATTATGAAGAGTGCTCCAATTTGGAATGTAAAAGTATTAGTCACttatttattactattattatatcGTAAGTGCCTGTTTAAATACCATACTGCAAATATACCTCTTCATAAAAGTCCTGCTTAAAAGTACTATCAGTAGGCTTAAACCTTGGTAAAGTGTATGAAGTCAAATACTTACTGCAGAAAAGTAGTTAATGTCAGTGGTTTACTGTTATAAAAAACGTTTTGGGATTAATATTATCCACAATACAATGCTGTAATATTGTGTGGTTTATTTTATAGCCGTTGATGTTTAGGGTAGTGCTTATGTTAAATACGTAATAGTGGGTAGTTTATGTTCATGTTCCTTAGCCTTTCAGATATAATTGTTATTTGAAAagtttttattgaatatatgagattgttaaaatgtgacttgaatttaatatattttccaatcatgaaaagtatacattttaaatgttacctTAAATATTTGAATGGTGACAATTCCTATTATTGATATGCGTCTGGCACATACGTAAAGGTTCAGTTATTCCACAAGGTGGAGCCATGCAGAGAAGAGTTCTGACTAAATATGAACTAGTAATTATTTGTTCATGAAATAACACAAATTGGAGGTAGTTTTGGAGGGCCAACTTCAGACCCttaatacaaattaaaccaCTCCTATGTCTTTAATATGGTACTGTAATTGAAACCATGTATAATCAGGCTGTGACATCATGGCTTTCATCCAGTTTGGTTTAAACACTCTAAACATTCAAAGTAAAAGACTTTCAAACCATATGTTATATTCTCTGTCAGGCATTGGTATTGGACTTTAGCATCGGGATTCCTGAAGAAGGctatttccatttccattttttctcTGTAGTATGTGTACTTCACCATGTTAGTTAcgacatgttttgtttttgtaaattctACCACgcaagtaaacacaaaaaatatattctttagGTTTTGAGCAGATGGTTATGAGTCAAAAGCAACAGTATAAGACACCTAGAAAATGATGCACTAAATGACAAAGATTTGGTTCACAAGTGTCTAATTTTACATTCGGTTAATAAAAGATTGCAGAAAATGTGTCATCCACgcaataatttaatttattagCACTTACTAAGCAATTCTGATCCCAAATACAAAGATAGTTTTCTATCCTTAAATTAAGTATTCAAATTTTACATTACTTATTAAATAGTATGATTTAAAGGGGACAGTTTAGTATTAATAAAGactattatgcaattcttacaACTGTTGCCTATCCTAAAACAAAATTCACACATTCCTGTTATCTGATCCGGCCTATTGCATTTCTGAAAACAATCAGGAGCCAATGGGTGAATGTGTAAACTATGCAGAATGAGTGAAGCACATCAGCGATTACAAAAGGACACACAGAAAAGATTTGTGGAAGaatgaatcatttaaaagtgaaacCTTTGGAGTTAATCATCACATTAATATTGCTGGtggatccagagaatgacagtCAGAAAAGACAGACCTTTGAAGAGTCCTGTCTTTTCAGTTCATCTTTACACGcatttattaatcattttaaataaactgccCCAAACGTTTTCAGACCATATTTCTGTGTGAATTAAGTTCCAGGGTTAAAAATAATctaaacatttaataaacagcATCTATCATATCTCATTAGTACAATCATCTCCTTACATTTCTactattcatgttttaataatttagGACGATCTCTGTATGGCTATTAGTATTACAATTTAAGaggaaaaatgtatcaaataatTTAGAATTTAACTTGCACAACtatgaataaacacaaactattgcagaaaaaaacctTAAAGTTGCAGTCAAAAACTAAATTGCCTTCATCACCTCGGTATCACCTTGTGAAGGTGGACACGCCAACAGTGCACATATGGCGCTTGGCCTTGAGAGATTTGGGCCGTACCGGTCAGTGCTCTGCAAGTTCTCCTCAGTACGAGGGGCTTTTGATGGAACAAAGACCATGTTTCCAGCATTTTTGTACTCCTGCGCTACACATCAAGTAGCATCATGCATGCTGTAACGGCAGCAATATTTGTCTGCATGTCCAAGGTGCTGCAGACCGATTCTCTTAGCACAGATCCAGGACGGCCTTGTTGATCACAGGGTTGGTCCAGTCGTTCCTCAGATCATCCAAGTGATTGTCAAAGTCAATCAAGTTCTCGTAGGATCTGCCCTCTAACAGAGAAGATGTGATCTTCTGTGCTTCGCTCCAGTCTTCAAAACAgtcactggaagaaaaaaaacataatttaagcAATTAACACCCAAAACATACCTACACAATGTACATGTTTTCTAATGAGTGAGATAAGATACAATTAGATATTCAACTAAGATGGCGCCGTAGATGGCTGCTTCGGTGTTGTGGTGCACTCTGTTTTATGCGTAAATTCAGTGTTTACACTAAGTACACCGTGCTTGtgtctgcacagccctccacttcAAAATACAATTCACAGTAGTTTGCCATATATTGACATATTTTCCTTGACtgaagtgcttttgtttttctagctTTTAAGattctttatacatttaaatttggtgtaaatacttgtctttagcattttctttttttaatgctaaatagtttcttaaaaatactcaaatgtacttttacaacttttaaaaaaaagattatttatGTTCGCACTACCAGACACAAATTAAATTCcttttactgtatgtgtaaacatacctggcaataaacttgattctgataaCACAGTGGGGCTTGTATGCCAGAAGCTGTGGTTAAGGTACAGCACAGTttcattcaaaaaaatataaaaaggttgACACTCACAAAGTCACTTCTCTGCTTTTCCACTTGTTTTCATGATGGTCATAGATAAGCACAATAGGCTCAAAACAGCTCATGGTGAATCTACTGCTGTCCAgctggaggggaaaaaaacgaAAATGACAAGGAGTTTAGTGCCATACAGACATGCTCAGTATATCCGAACCAAACTGGGTTGTggcacattttacttttaaaatatatctcACAATCTCAGAATATGcagctacagtggggcaaaaaagtatttagtcagccaccaattgtgcaagttctcccatttaaaaagatgagagaggcctgtaatttttatcataggtatacttcaactatgagagacaaaatgaggaaaaaaaatccaggaaatcatattgtaggatttttaatgaattaattggtaaattcctcagtaaaataagtatttggtcacctacaaacaagcaagatttctggctctcacagacctgtaacttcttctttaagaggctcctctgtcctccactcgttacctgtattaatggcacctttttgaactcgttatcagtataaaagacacctgtccacaacctcaaacagtcatactccaaactccactatggccaagaccaaagagctgtcaaaggagaccagagacaaaattgtagacctgcaccaggctgggaaaactgaatctgcaataggtaagcagcttggtgagaagaaatcaactgtgggagcaattattagaaaatggaagacatacaagaccactgctaatctccctcgatctggggctccacgcaacatctcaccccgtggggtcaaaatgatcacaagaacggtgagcaaaaatcccagaaccacacggggggacctagtgaatgacctgcagagagctgggaccaaagtaacagaggctaccatcagtaacacactacgccgccagggacttaaatcctgcagttccagacgtgtccccctgcttaagccagtacatgtccaggcccgtctgaagtttgctagagggcatttggatgatccagaagaggattgggagaatgtcatatggtcagatgaaaccaaaatagaactttttggtaaaaactcaactcgttgtgtttggaggagaaagaatgcagagttgcatccaaagaacaccatacctactgtgaagcatgggggtggaaacatcatgctttggggctgtttttctgcaaagggaccaggacgactgatccgtgtaaaggaaagaatgaatggggccatgtatcgtgagattttgagtgaaaacctccttccatcagcaagggcactgaagatgaagcgtggctgggtctttcagcatgacaatgatcccaaacacaccgccagggcaacgaaggagtggcttcgtaagaagcatttcaaggtcatggagtggcctagccagtctccagatctcaaccccatagaaaatctttggagggagttgaaagtcgtgttgcccagcgacagccccaaaacatcactgctttcgaggagatctgcatggaggaatgggccaaaataccagcaacagtgtgtgaaaaccttgtgaagacttacagaaaacgtttgacctctgtcattgccaacaaagggtatataacaaagtattgagatgaacttttgttattgaccaaatacttattttccacaataatttgaaataaattcattaaaaatcctacaatgtgatttcctggatttttttttctcattttgtctctcatagttgaagtatacctatgataaaaattacaggcctctcatcttttttgaatgggagaacttgcacaattggtggctgactaaatacttttttgccccactgtatgtcagATTTTCAGACTCTATAAGTAGATGTTTACACCATAGGGATTTCAAAACTGTGGCTGCCCGGGTGAACACATTTGTTAAACGAAAATGCACCACATGCTTTGAAAAATCAGGAAGTCAGTAGTAGCATTTACAGAACTTGAGGctcttgaaaaaaatacaaaacacacacacaccagtataTTCCATTAACAACAGCTGAAATCAGTAACTTTTACCATAACAATTGCTGCTTCATGGAAGTTTTCAGAAATCCTTGCCGCCACCTTTTCTGCAAATTGGTTAGGTCTGCAAGAGAAAGGACCAACAATTGAGTGCATTAAAGCCCAAATAAGCTTGGTACATGGTTCATAGCtggttgttttacattttgttttccgTACCTTGAATCCTTCGTGCGTTCATTTGCTTGATAATATCCAGCAATgatgtaattattttctttacacCAAGTATCGATCTGTGGTAGGAGCAGGAGTCATGGAGCCAACATGTAAAGAAAGGACCgatcagatcagaacagaaTTGTTTTAACAGTATGCTACCAGCTCAACCATTATTTGCCTTTAACCACTTGCTCATTCCACATTAATGATATCCATGCTATGACAAATGTCATTATGTAAATACTTTGTGAAAACTTAATCAGCCCTGCAATATACTCCCAGTGTCTAGGTCATCGTAAATATTAAACGTTATTGCCATTGGACTGTACTGAGACAACGATATGAAGTTTgcaaaacagcagaaagtgcagatatattcaaataaatataaatatacatgtgactataaacaaacaatgtattTTCATTGTGAACACTACAAGGAGGTATACACATTATTTAACAGCAGTATaaaaattgtaaataaatcatgtataaaaatatacagtaagtTGCATCCATACCTCTATATTATGAGTGTATGAAGTAAACGTGCaactgtttgtatatttttcttaaagGCTAAGGTTACTCACCAGTGTTAAAGCTACTTCTAGCATTGGGGCCAGAGCAAGAGTGCCGTGAAACAGCGGCACACAGTCCACACACAAGACAGGTTCAGTGTggctgtctttctttttctccttcgtCTTTTCTGCCACCAGCAATCCATTCACGGCAAAGTGAGGATACTTGGCAGTATGTAAAAGCATTTTACAGTATGCCTGGCTTGTCAGTTGAATAGgcatgttctttaaaaaaaaacggaaGAATcggtaacaaaaaaaaagacagatccTGAGGGAACTTGAGTGGCTACACGATGAGGGACTGCTGCCTGCTAGCTAGAAAAGTAGATGTCTACCTCAGCACTCGCCTGTCAGAATATGTGGTTACCGCTATGCGTTCGGACACGAACATGTACGCTTTACAAGTATCAAAAATCACAATTGTCGTTTTTTCCTTGATAAATTAGTCAGTGTCAGGAAATGTAGCCATAAGAGCTAATCTTCTACCACCGTTCACTCGTTTCTGCAGCACCGGTGGTACCGTAAATCAGAAAAGCTGTGACGTAAATctggcctttttttatttattgaagaacataaatgaatatttatattatatattttgtctaCAAACAGACATCACATCAGTATGTAGACATATAAAGTAATGTAAAtatgacataaataaataaagaaaaaagaggaacaaaaaTCGCCTTGTTTCACCTTCTCATAAAAGCTTGACTTACGTCTTTCCGGCGGTCAGAGTCATACTTCCTTTTAGCCGATCGGCGGACGTGATCAAGGAAGAGACAGCAGGtcgtattttttttaacagcgtccttttaaatatatagaaaaacatcacatcttACCACTTAAACACATTGCAACCTTCACTTTATCCTTGGTGTATGTTATTGTTAAAGATAATGGGGTATTTTTTTTACCGGAATAATCAATTGTGAACAAGTGACTTTGTCAAAGCGGATCGGAGCTATTACTTGCTAACGGAATGGCTAGCTTTCGTAAGCTTCTCGCATCTTATTTGTAAATGCCGGTGTTGCTCAGACAATAGTCAGATACAACAGTGGTCTGCTATAGGAGTAAAGACATGCAGTGTCCGTTAATGGTTAATTgttgaaatgtacagtattgGCTCGAAGAACCTTATTTCCGTTGTTATCTTTCCTCTGTTGCTAACGTTATGACCTTGTGTTTGCAGctaaagctaacattagcttagtTTACCGGACTAACGTAAGCTAACCTTTGGTTTGGATAAACAAACTCAACAACAATAaagtatatttgtatatattttttaaatacataattttaGTCACGTGACTTGCAATTACTTAAATCAAACGCCAATAGCTGGACATCGTAATATAGTTAGATtcgtttaaaaaaatgttcctgAAGTATCCTAACACTTGCAATGTGCGtattatcataattatttatcattaataTGTTATATACGTGGTGCACAGAAGAAACAGGAATATTTGACGTAACATTTGAGAACCTCTGTTGAAATATCAAACTTATGTTTGCTAATATCTTTCATATGATCTTTCCCACAGAATGCTGGCCACCAGAGCCCTTCGCCTTCTTGGCAAACGTGCCATTTCCACATCTGTATGTGTGCGTGGAGGACATGGTAAGTGTGACATGAAATGACCTGAAGTGTTTTCTATCTTTGGTAAGAGCGATGACATTAGATCAAGTTTGTGCCcaat of the Eleginops maclovinus isolate JMC-PN-2008 ecotype Puerto Natales chromosome 4, JC_Emac_rtc_rv5, whole genome shotgun sequence genome contains:
- the emc8 gene encoding ER membrane protein complex subunit 8; amino-acid sequence: MPIQLTSQAYCKMLLHTAKYPHFAVNGLLVAEKTKEKKKDSHTEPVLCVDCVPLFHGTLALAPMLEVALTLIDTWCKENNYIIAGYYQANERTKDSRPNQFAEKVAARISENFHEAAIVMLDSSRFTMSCFEPIVLIYDHHENKWKSREVTFDCFEDWSEAQKITSSLLEGRSYENLIDFDNHLDDLRNDWTNPVINKAVLDLC
- the gins2 gene encoding DNA replication complex GINS protein PSF2, with amino-acid sequence MDASEVEFLAEKETVKIIPNFSLDKIYLIGGDLGPFNPGLPVDVPVWLALNLKQRQKCRIVPPAWMDVDKLEEMRDLERKEDTFTPVPSPYYMELTKLLLNYASDNIPKADEIRTLVKDIWDTRIAKLRLSADSFISQLEAHAKLDNLTLMEINTIRAFLLDSLNCMYKLRSNQQPGSSKGQFTDF